The following are encoded in a window of Candidatus Korarchaeota archaeon NZ13-K genomic DNA:
- a CDS encoding pyruvate dehydrogenase, giving the protein EEEEEWEEEEEWEEEEEWEEEEEF; this is encoded by the coding sequence GGAAGAGGAGGAAGAGTGGGAGGAGGAAGAGGAGTGGGAAGAGGAGGAAGAGTGGGAGGAAGAGGAGGAGTTCTGA